One region of Culex pipiens pallens isolate TS chromosome 2, TS_CPP_V2, whole genome shotgun sequence genomic DNA includes:
- the LOC128092943 gene encoding uncharacterized protein LOC128092943, whose product MDAEICPELVPATSSLSLAEHQPSPADLLPPELWELIFRHLSAAELLPVRLTSHRWKDIVTHSPTLLEKFTVTLEGIFFDDLSRVIPAAKLYIRSCRIDRLVSWHETAHRLSCLTLDSCELTLPMLVEMLSQTPNLKRLRLDEVDVLSSGCEIVANFRLDRLEKLVVEWVCCDRILDIFEGRCHRLKTFKIFGNQKEGNIVRFMKTVQDSLEYIKLSPTGGLLEEISNLKHLKLKRIQFGRGSFDQSQLVEFCRRNHNIENVCIHNLSLSTQTLEQIGLQLPTLKRLRVTIAEKGTIVPRFLRSMKCLEYLCLLGEYCIEQSLDFTGCECPKLVQLQTYDLPLVQRGLRQFFEKSSNIWYLTLDGSVFDSWSDVFAALEPLECLYELVLRRIKIRDDGDLEGEKVLVHRNNSSLNGLVLSHCKIPKDLLVTQICRCAELEELWLTAIDSIDEAVVLALLGNLSKLKMLTISDCGKESVTSKVLDECKTRGISINK is encoded by the exons ATGGACGCCGAAATTTGCCCCGAACTGGTCCCTGCGACCAGCAGCTTGTCCCTCGCGGAACACCAACCCAGCCCAGCCGACCTGCTCCCACCGGAACTATGGGAGTTGATATTCCGGCACCTGTCCGCTGCGGAACTGCTTCCGGTCCGGCTGACCAGCCACCGCTGGAAGGACATCGTGACGCACAGCCCAACGCTGCTGGAAAAGTTCACCGTCACCCTCGAGGGTATCTTCTTTGACGACCTGTCCCGAGTGATCCCAGCCGCCAAGCTCTACATTCGATCGTGCAGAATTGACCGGCTTGTCAGCTGGCACGAAACTGCGCACCGGTTGAGCTGTCTAACGCTTGACAGCTGCGAGCTAACGCTTCCAATGCTGGTTGAAATGTTGTCGCAAACGCCAAACTTGAAGCGACTTCGACTGGATGAGGTCGATGTGTTGTCGAGCGGGTGTGAAATCGTTGCAAACTTTCGTCTGGATAGGCTGGAGAAGCTCGTCGTTGAATGGGTCTGCTGCGACCggattttggacatttttgagGGGCGTTGTCATCGGCTAAAGACTTTCAAGATCTTTGGCAATCAGAAAGAAGGCAATATTGTCCGGTTCATGAAGACTGTACAGGACTCACTGGAGTACATTAAGTTAAGCCCAACCGGAGGCTTGCTGGAGGAAATCTCAAATTTGAAGCACTTGAAGCTGAAGCGAATTCAGTTTGGAAGAGGTAGCTTTGATCAGAGTCAGTTGGTCGAGTTTTGTCGAAGAAATCACAACATTGAAAACGTTTGCATTCACAATCTAAGCTTATCTACACAG ACCCTCGAACAAATTGGTTTGCAACTTCCCACCCTGAAGCGACTTCGAGTGACAATCGCCGAAAAAGGAACGATAGTGCCAAGATTTCTCCGATCCATGAAGTGCTTGGAGTATTTGTGCCTCCTCGGAGAGTATTGCATCGAACAGTCGCTGGACTTTACCGGGTGCGAGTGCCCAAAACTTGTCCAACTTCAAACCTACGACCTGCCACTGGTTCAGCGCGGTCTGCGACAGTTCTTCGAGAAATCCAGCAACATCTGGTACCTCACCCTCGACGGGAGCGTCTTCGACAGTTGGTCGGATGTATTCGCGGCGCTGGAACCGTTGGAATGTCTGTACGAGTTGGTGCTGAGACGTATTAAGATTCGCGACGACGGTGATCTTGAGGGCGAGAAGGTTTTAGTTCACAGAAATAATTCCAGCCTGAATGGATTGGTATTGAGTCACTGTAAAATACCAAAAGATTTGCTAGTAACACAAATTTGCCGATGTGCGGAACTTGAAGAATTGTGGCTAACTGCCATTGATAGCATAGATGAGGCAGTGGTGTTGGCTTTGCTAGGTAATTTGTCCAAGCTGAAAATGTTGACCATTTCTGACTGCGGAAAGGAATCCGTGACGAGCAAGGTTTTGGATGAATGTAAGACTAGAGGAATATCGATCAACAAGTAA